The DNA sequence GTGTCACAGGGCCTCGCGGCGCTCGACAGCGCGGACTCCGTGATCGTCCCTGGTTGGCTGCCGGTGGAGGAACCGCTCTCCGACCCCGTGCGCGAGGCGCTGCTGCGGGCGCACGCGCGCGGAACACGCCTTGTCACGATCTGCTCCGGGGTGTTCGCACTGGCCCGCACCGGACTGCTGGACGGCCGCTCGGCCACCACGCACTGGGGACGCGCCGAACAGCTGCGGCGCGAGTTCTCCCAGGTGCGCGTGGAGCCGGACAGGCTGTACGCGGCCCACGGTGACGTCGCCACCAGCACCGGCGCGGGCCTCGACCTGTGCTTCCGGGTCCTCGACGCCGGGCAGGCGGGGGACATGGCCTGGCGGCGGGCGCGAGTCCAGTTGGTGGAGCTGGACACCGGGCACACCGTGCACGAGACCGACCCGGAGGGGTTCGCCGGGGCGGTGGGCGCGTTCCTGGCGGGGCTGTGACGGGGAGCGGCCCCCGCGGGCCGCCCCCGCGTCAGGGCTTGAGGTTCCGCAGGTCCACGATCCGCTTCACCTTGCCCACAGAGCGCTCGATCGACTCGGGGTCGACGACCTCCGCCGAGATCGAGACGCCGATGGAGTCCTTCACCGCCGATTCGACCTCGCGGGCAGCGGTGACGCGGCGCCCGCGCGGTGTGTCCACGCGGGATTCGACGCGCACCGTGAGGGCGTCCATACGGCCCTCCCTGGTGAGGCAGAGCTGGAAGTGCGGGGCGAGGCCGGGCGTGCGGAGGATGATCTCCTCGATCTGGGTGGGGAAGAGGTTCACCCCGCGCAGGATGACCATGTCGTCACTGCGGCCCGCCACCTTCTCCATGCGGCGGAAGACGCGGGCCGTGCCCGGAAGGAGCCGCGTCAGGTCCCGGGTCCGGTAGCGGATGACGGGCATGGCCTCCTTGGTGAGCGAGGTGAAGACCAGCTCACCGTGCTCGCCGTCGGGCAGCAGCTCACCGGTGATCGGGTCGACCACTTCCGGATAGAAGTGGTCCTCCCAGATGTGCAGCCCGTCCTTCGTCTCGACGCACTCCTGCGCGACCCCGGGGCCGATCACCTCCGAGAGGCCGTATATGTCCACGGCGTCGATGGCGAACCGCTCCTCGATCTCGCGCCGCATCTCCTCCGTCCACGGCTCCGCGCCGAAGATGCCGACCTGGAGGGACGTCGTACGGGGATCGATGCCCTGCCGCTCGAACTCCTCCAGGAGCGTCAGCATGTACGAGGGCGTCACCATGATGATCTCGGGGCGCAGGTCGAGGATCAGCTGCACCTGGCGCGTGGTCATGCCGCCGGACGCGGGGATCACCGTGCAGCCGAGCCGCTCGGCGCCGTAGTGCGCGCCGAGCCCGCCGGTGAACAGGCCGTATCCGTAGGCCACATGGACCTTGTGCCCGGGCCGGCCGCCCGCCGCCCGGATCGAGCGGGCCACGACGTCCGCCCACATCGACAGGTCCTGCTCGGTGTAGCCGACGAGGGTGGGCCGCCCCGTGGTGCCGCTGGAGGCGTGCAGACGGCGCAGCTCCGACTGCTCCACGGCGAACATCCCGAAGGGATAGTTCGCGCGCAGGTCCGCCTTCGTGGTGAAGGGGAAGCGGGCCAGGTCGGCCAGCGTATGGCAGTCGTCGGGGCTGAGCCCCACCGCGTCGAACGCGGCCCGGTAGAAGGGAACGTTCTCGTACGCGTGCAGCAAGGTGTCCTGAAGGCGCTCGAGCTGCAGCGCTTCGAGCTCCTCACGACCGAGCCGCTCCGCGGCGTCCAGGAGTGCCGGTGTACGCGCCATGGGCGGATACCCCCGTCCGAGCCGGGCGGCCGAGCTATCGGCCGATCTTGTTTCGGGGTCAGTAATTCAAGGTTTCATGGCTTGTGGCAAGGGTCTCGTACCCCTGCCTCGGCCGCAGCAGCGGGCGCGGGGCGCCCGGCGGGAAACTAGGGTTTGCGGGCGACCGCGCCGTACATGGCGATGTCCTCGTCCCTGATCGTTCCGTCCTCCGTGCCGTCCGGGCGCCACTTGTGGACCTGCACGATCCCGGGCTCCACCAGGTCCAGGCCTTCGAAGAACTGTCCGGCCTCGGCCCGGGTGCGCAGCCGCATGGGCAGGCCCCGCGCCGCGTACTCGCGCGCCACCCGCGCCACGTCTTCCGGCGCGAAGTCGGCGGTGCCGACGGACATCGCGAGGTAGCTGCCCGACGGCAGCGGGTCCAGGAGGCGTTTCACGATGCCGGTGGCGTCGTGCTCGTCGAGCAGGAAGTGCACGATCGCGATGATCGTGAGGGCGACGGGCTCGCCGAGGTCCAGGGTCTCGCGCAGCTCCGGGGCGTTCAGGATCGTGTCCGGGTCGAGCATGTCGGCCTCGATGTACGAGGTCATGCCCTCGGTGCTGCTGGCGAGCAGGCCCTGGGACAGGGTGAGCACGATGGGGTCGTTGTCGACGTACACGACCCGGGACGCCGGGTTGACCGACTGCGCGATCTCGTGGAGGTTCGGCGAGGTCGGGATGCCGGTCCCGATGTCGAGGAACTGCCGGATGCCCGCCTCCCGCGCCAGATACGTGACGGCGCGGTCCATGAAGTCGCGGTTGGCCCGCATGTGGATGGGCAGGGCGGGCCACTCCTGGGCCATCACGTCCCCCGCCTCCTTGTCGGCTGGATAGTAGTCCTTGCCGCCGAGGATGTAGTCGTAGATGCGCGCCGAGTGGGCGCTCGCGGTGTCGATCCGTTCGGCCGGCCATCCGTCGTCGTGCGACACGGCCCCTCCTGTCAGTCGTGATCTCGCTGTGCCGTGAGCTGTGTGCTCAGTTGTGTGCTGGGTTGTGCGTCGAGCTGTGGTGAGCTGTGTGCTGAACCGTTTCGCGGGAGCGCTCGGAGCCGTACTAGCAGAGGAAGTCGGCGTCGCCCGCCTTGACGCTCGCGAGGAAGCGGGCCACTTCACGGGGGGTGAGGATCAGCGCGGGCCCCGTCGGGTCAGTCGACTGGCGCAGCGCCACGCGCCCGTCGACGAGCTTCTTCGCCTCCAGGCAGGCGCCTCCGGCGTCGTCGCTCCAGGGCTTGCGCCAGCCGTGGGCGCCGAGTTCCCGGGAAGGCATGCCGTTGCGGATGGGGTGCACTCACAGCTCCTTACGAATCGAGCCGAGCAGGGCCTCGGTCTTCCTGACGGACGCCGCCTGGGCGCCGAGCCGGTCCAGGGCCTCGCGGTAGACCACCACGTCGTCGCCCTTGTCGACATAGACGGCCCCGACCAGGCCGTTGACGTAGACGATGTCCGGCAGCTCGGGGGCCTTGAACCGGAAGATGTGGAACGCTCCCGCCCGCATGGCCGGGTGCGGGCCGTTCCTGAAGGGCATGATCTGCAGCGTCACATGGGGCTGCGCGGTCACGGCGATCAGATGGTCGATCTGCGCCCGCATCACGGCGCTGCCGCCGACCGGCCAGCGCAGCACGGTCTCGTCCATCACGACCCACAGATGCGGGGGAGAGGGGCGGTTCAGGAGTTCCTGGCGCTCCATGCGCAGGGCGACCTGACGCTCGGTGACCTCGGCCGACGCGTGCGGGTTGCCCGCGCTCAGCAGGGCGCGGGCGTAGTCCTCCGTCTGCAGCAGGCCGTGGACGAACTGTGACTCGTAGGCACGGATGTGGTGGGCGGCCTGCTCCAGGCTGAGGTACGCGGTGAACCAGTCGGGCATCACGTCGCGGTACGAGTGCCACCAGCCGCGCTTGTTGGCCTCGCGGACCGACTGGAGGAACGTGTCGATCTCGCGCTGGTCGGCGACGCCGTACGTCCGCAGGAGCTTCTCGACGTCGGAGAGCCGCAGCCGCGCGACCTTGGCGGCCTCGAGGCGCCGGATCGTCGAATGGCTGACGCCGATCGCCTCGCCCGCCTGCTCGTAGGTCAGGCCCGCGCGCGTCCGCAGGCCCTCCAGCTGCTTGCCGAGGATCATGCGCAGGACCGAGGGGGCTCCGCCCCACGATGTTTCCGCTGCCATGCCCACCTCCCCCCGCTCGTACGTCGCTTGCGCGGGCCCCATGCGTCGTGTGGGTGCCGCGATCGCAGTCTGTCACGATCATCGGCCGATGTGAGCAGGATGCGCGTCACGAATTGAAAATTTCAACTCAGCGGTTGCAGTTCGCTCTTCACAGATGCCACAGTGGATGTGCTGTCAGGTGATCGCCAATGTCCCGTGGTGATCCCGGAGTTGGCAGTACGTCATGACGGAATGGGCCCTTCCGGGCCCCGGCCATGACTCGCCCGCGGTGGTGTCGCCCCGGCACCACCGCCCGGGCGGCCCGACGGCGGGCGGAGGGCGAGCACGCACGCGTCGTCACGCCGTGGCGCGTGACGGACACCGTCGGTGAGGCGGCGGCGAGCGAAAGGCGACCCACGTGGTTTCCCCCACCCACTCCACGCCTTCGGATCTCGTGCCCGGGCCCCTGCCCGCGCACCGGTCGACCGTGTTCCGTTTACCGGCGGCGGCCGCCTCCGTACGGGCGGCCCGCACCCATGTGCACGAGCGGATGACGGACTGGGGCATCGCCCCGGAGGTGGGCGACGACGCGGTCCTCGTCATCTCCGAACTCGTCACCAACGCGATCGCGCACGCCTTCGGCGACCACGTGGTGTGCCGCCTGTGCGTGGCCGGTCAACGGCTCCGCATCGAGGTCGAGGACCAGGCCAGGGGCGAGACGGCCCCCGCGCAGCGCCCCCCGGACCCCGACAGGGAGAGCGGCCGCGGGCTCGCACTGGTGGACGCGCTGGCCGAGGACTGGGGCGTCACCCGCGTTCCGGGCGGCGCCGGGCAGATCGTGTGGGCCGATCTTTCGCCGGTGTCACCGGACTTCGGAGGCACGGGCGGGTGAGGGGCGCTTCGGCGTCGTCACGGGCCCCGCGACCGCGGTCGGGCGAGCCTGAACGTCGCCCCTCACGGCGCCATGACGCGCCTGAACACCTGCCGGGATCCGCCCTCGGGCCCCGGCTCGGCGGCCTCGCCCGGGGTGAAGCCGAGACGGAGGTAGAAGTCGCGTGCGCCGCTGGTGACGGCGCCCGGGTGATCGGCCCCGAAGGTGATGACCTCGATGGTGGCGGGCCCGGGGCCGAAGCGGCGCTCGGCCTCCGCCATCAGGGCCTGCCCCACGCCCTGGCCACGCGCCTCGCCGGAGACGACGAGCCAGTGGACGTGGTGCGTCGGGGCGCTCCCGCCGAAGAGGAGCCCGCCCAGGAGGTCCGGACCCGAGGGCGCGGCGGCGACCAGCGCGGCGGACGCCCCGATGTGCTCCTTCACGGCACGGTGGAAGCCGGGCTCCTCCACCATCGGGCCGAACCAGTCCTCCACCTGGGCCGCCAGGCCGAGGAAACCCGGGAAGTCGTTCTCCGTAGCGAGTCTGATGATCATTCGGACAGTGTCACAGTCGCTTCCGGGCAGGCCGTAGCCGGGTGCGGGGCGGCTCAGTCGTCGAGCAGTCGCCACGCGGTGAGGGCGAGGGTGGCGCGGATCAGCCCGGCGGGCGTGGTGAGTTCGATGTCCAGGGCCTTCCCGATCTGGTCGAGCCGGCGGGCCACGCTGCTGTGGTGCAGATGGAGCCGGTCGGCGGCGCGGCGCAGGGTGCCGGTGGCGCAGTAGGCGTCCAGGGTCTCCAGGTCCTCGGGGGTGTCGGCGACGCGCCCGATGGCGGCCACGTCGGCATTGCCGCGCGCGCTGTCCCGCGGCACCTGCGCGAGCAGCGCGAGCGCTCCCAGGCTTTCGTAGCGGACGACCGGCTGGCTCCCGGTGGTGAAGCGCAGCGCCGTACGGGCCTCCCGCCAGGACCGCTCGGGACTGTCGGCGGCGCCGATGCCCGCGCGGACGCCCACCGGGAACCGCTCCATGTCCACGGCGCCGGCCAGCACGACCCCCACATCGCCGAGAGGCGCCGCCTTCACCGGGCGGTTCGGGCAGAGCAGGGCGCTGATCCGGTCGAGCGGAACGGACGAGCGCACGGCCACGACGCGCAGCGGCAGCCCGGCGGTGAACCCCAGCAGGCGCAGCGCACGGGCCCTGGCCGCCGCGTCGCTGTCGCCGCTGATGGCGAGTTCGACGAGGGCGGGGTCGGCCATGGTGGTGCGGGCCGGGCCGTACCGCTCGACCACCGCCGCGGCGGCGATGGCGAGCCGGTCGAGGAGCACCTCGTCGAGCGGGCCCGCCGGGCCGGTGCGCTCCAGCCACACCGCGCCGATCTCCTCCTCGTCGAGCGTGACCGGCGCCGTGGTGGAAGCGTTCGGCGCCGGGGCGGTCGCCTCCGTCCCGTCGGGCGAGAAGCGGATCGGCCGGTCCGTGCCGTGCAGCCGGATGCCTGCCACGCACTCGGCCAGACCGGCCGACGCCCGGGCGAGCGCCGGAAGGTCCACCCGCCGCCGCATCAGCGTGTCGTAGAACATGACGACGCGGATCGCGCCCTCGACGTGCGCGTCCAGCTGCGAAAGACGTGCGGCCAGTGCCTCCATGACAGGAGCATAGGTGCCGCCCCCGGCGGAGGGCGTGACCAGGCCGTTCCCGACCGGCGCGACCGCCCCGCGCAGCCGGAGCTCGTAAGATCGACTTCCGGTGGGCGGCATACGGAATTCCGGCGAGGGGCAGTGCGATACCCGATGACGTACGACGGGCTCACACGCTCAACACCCGGCAGACAGGCGGTGGCTGAGCGCTGCCGCGGCCTCACCGAAGCCCGCTGGTTCGGCCTGGCGGTCTTCGTCCTCATCCTCGCCAACGCCGCCGTCCTCGGCGTGGAGACGTACACCGGCGTCGTGCACCGATGGCACGGGGAGCTGAAGGTCGTCGAGCACTGTTTCCTCGTGCTCTTCACCGCGGAGGTCCTCCTGCGGATCGGCGCGCACGCCGACCGGCCCCGCGACTTCTTCCGCGATCCGTGGAACCTCTTCGACCTCGCCGTGGTCCTGTGCGCCTTCCTGCCGTTCGCGCGGGAGAACACCACTGTGCTGCGCCTGCTGCGCCTGGCCCGGGTGCTGCGCACCGCCCGGTTCCTGCCCCAACTCCGCATCGTGCTCGTGGCGGTGGGCCGCAGCCTGCCCGGCACGGTCAGCTTCCTGCTCGTCGGCGCGCTCGTGCTGTACGTGTACGCGATGGTCGGGTGGGTCTTCTTCGCCGACGACGACCCCGAACACTTCGGCTCCATCGGCCGCGCCGTGCTCACCCTGTTCCTCCTGATGACCCTCGACGGCCTCGGCGACGCGGTCCGCGCGGGCCTGGAGATCTCCCGGTGGAGCTTCGTCTACTACGCCACGTACGTCCTGATCGCTTCCTTCGTGCTGGTCAACGTCCTGATCGGCGTGGTGATCACCTCGCTCGACGAGGCGCGGACGATGGAGGAGCAGCAGGCCCGGGAGCGTGGGCGGCCGAGCGCGGCCGATGCAGCCGATGCGACCGACGACGCCGAGCACGAGCTGCGCACCCGCATCGCCACCGCACGCCGGGCCTTGGACGACCTGGAGGAGAGCCTGGAGCGCCTGCCCGGGGCCCGCCGCTGACCGCAGGGGCCGACGGGGCGGACGTACGGCGTCGGCAGTCCGGCGCGTCCGCCGAGGTGCTCAGATTCCCTACGCCGGTCGCGCGCGGTGCTGCGGTCCGCGCGGGGCGGTGGCACCCTGGCGAAAGGCAGCGTAGGCACGGGCTGTCCAGGGGGATCCGATGCGGACAAGGCGACATGTCAGAGGCGCGCTGGGCCTCGTGGTGGCCCTCATGGTCTGCGGCGCGGTGGGCTGCGGCGGCGGAGGAGCGGCTCCGTCGGACCCGCCGGACGGTTCCGACCGACCCGTCTCCTCACTGACCGGAGCCCAGCCGGGCGGCTCCGGCGGGCACGAGCCCGGCCGGAGCGCCGACGACCGCAGCGGTGCCGACCGTGGCGAGAGCGGTGCCGGTGGCGGCGGTGACGCCGGCGACGACATCCCGGACGTTCCCGCACCACCCGTCGCCCCGGGCAACGAAGGCGACATCAGCGGTATCGGTGTGTATCCCAGCGGGGACATCGGCGGCGCCGACAGCAGCGGCCCTCCGGCCAGCCCCTCCGACTCCCCGCCCCCGCCGTGCGGCGACTCCACCACCGATGCGGCCTCCTGCTCGCCGTCGCCCACGGCCCAGGCCTCCGGGATCACCCCGCCGACGCCGGGCGACGGCTCCTGAGCGGCCGACGGAGAGGCCGACGGAGCGGTCGGCGGTGAACGAGAGGCTCCAGCGGCGGCCCGAGGCACATCGCTGACGAGTTCCGGTACTCCCCATGTGTCGCTCACAGGCGCGTCCCATAACCTCGTGCATGGAGACGCCAGGTGTCACGTGTAGCCATTCGGGAGGCGATGGTGCTCGCAAGGGGCACGCGGTTGTTCGCGGGCGCGGGGGTCGTGGCCTGCATGGCGCTGATCGGCCCCAGCACGCCGGGCGGCGCCCTCTTCGGAAGGTCGCAGCCCGTCGAAGCGGTCAAGGACATCGTGCCGAACCGGGTCATGACGTGGAACATCTGCAACCCCTGCGGCGACACCAACGTCGGCCGGGCGGCGGAGATCGCCGCGTACGCGCCCCAGGTCATCGGCATGCAAGAAGCGTGCGTACGGGACGTCGAGAGGATCCGGGACCATCTGAGGAACCTCTACGGGCTCGTCTACCACGTGGAGTACGGGTCGGTCCTGCGCAACCGGGGCCGCTGCGGGGGATGGCCATGGAGTCCGGGAGCGTTCGGCCAGGCGATCCTCTCGGCGGCGCCCATGACGGACCGGGTGAACGTCGAGTACCCCGACGGCGGGTCCGAGGACCGGGGGTACATGGCCGTCACCACCACGGTGGGCGGCAAGTCGGTCCGGGTCTTCAACACGCACCTCGCGCAACGCCGGCAGGAGGCGGTCCGAGCGGGACAGACCGAGGTGCTCGCCGCGGCGGTCGCCCGGCACGACCGGGCGATCGTCCTCGGTGACTTCAACGCGGTGCCGGACGCTCCCGAGCTCCGCCGGATGTGGGCCCTGGCCGCGGACGCCGACCCCCAGTGTCACCCCTCGCTCGTCGGCGCCTGTGAGCCGACCACCGACTGGCGCAGCAAGTTCGACTACGTCTTTCTGCGGGGCATTGCCCCGCTCAGGCATCGCGTGGAGACCACCCCCCACTCGGACCACGACCTGCTGCGCACCGACCTCGACCTGACGTAGAGCGCCCCCACCACCGGAAACGCGAAGCCCGAAGCGCGGGAAGCGAGGAGCGGGCGCGTGTGCGGGGGAGCGCGCGTCCCCGGCGTGCGCGCGGTCGCACCACGCTGCGCCCCCATGGCCGGAAACGACCGGGAGCCGCTCGTTCGTCTCAAGGGAGAGAGCCGAGGGGGCGCGGCCGGGGGAGGCCGTGCGGTTATGGGGGTGCACGGCCATGGAGCGGATGGGACGAGCACGAAGGCGGCGGTTATGGGGGGCGCTCCTGGGGGCGGTGCTCCTCGTCATCACGGCGGCGATGCCGTGCGTGGCCGTGGTGGGCGGCGCGGCCGCCCAGGCCGTCGCCGGGGTCCGGGAGGAAGAGACGGCTGAGCCGTCGGCCACGTCTGCGTCCCCCTCGGAGACACAGCCGGTCACAGGGCCTTCGGACACCCCGACGGACGGACCGGACGAGCCTCCGCCCGTCGACCCCACACTGGGGCCGTCGGGTGAACAGGTGCTGCAGGGCGAGACGTTCACGGCGACCGGCAGCGATTTCGACTGCTCCGATGGGGCCGGTCTCGCGGGCCCGCTGACCTTCAGCGTGGAGGGGCGGGCCCCGGTGACCGTGACGGTGGGGGCCAGCGGAGGCTTCCAGCAGCCGGTCTCCGTGCCGGAGGACGCGGCCCCGGGGCAGTACGGCATGCAGGCGTACTGTGCGGAGGTGCCCGACGCGCCCACCGCCACAGCGGTGTTCGAGGTCCTGGAGGCGGACCGGCCCGACCCGCGGATCTCCCTGTCGCCCGACTCCGGGCCTGCGGGATCGCATCTGACCGTCGGCGGCACGGGGTTCTCGTGCGACGCGGGAGCGGGGGTGAACGTCCTGTGGGACGGCCGGGTCGTGGCGGGCGGCACGCCCTCGGAGAGCGGAGCCGTCACCGTCCCGCTACACGTCCCGGCCGGCGCCTCGGAGGGGGCGCACGAGGTGGCCGCGGCCTGCCGGACGCCGGAAGGCGTCAGCGCCTCGGCGAGCTTCAGCGTGGACCCACCGAAGGTCACGCAGCCGCGTGACGACCCCCGCGAGGTCACGATCCACATGGCCGACTACCCGGCCGCCTGCGTCGACGGCTCGATCGTCATCGGCGGCCGCCGACTCAGTACCTGGCTGGACGCCGACTCGTTCGAGGGCGGAGCCGCGAAGGGACGCTGGGAGCTGATCGACCTCCACGCCAAGATCCCGACGGACATGACTGGCCGCAGGGACGTGGGCCTGAAGTGCACGGGCCGGGACTGGGAGAAGGCAGGCGAGATCACCCTTCCGGCGCGGGACCAGCTGACGCTCTTCCAGCTACCCCTAGGGTCCACCCGGCATCCAGAAGGGGAGAAGGGCCCGATCACACCGTCCCCCTCGCCGGACAAGACGCATGGGAAGAACGGCGGCTCGCACCAGCGGGGCGGAGACAAGGACGATCCGGACAAGAACGATGACGGCGCGAGTACCCGGCCGAACGACAAAAAGGGGAAGGACGGCGACGACCCGCAAGGCTCGACCCCTGACGATCCGGACCTCGGCCTCGTCGGTGCCCTGCGCACCCCGGCCGATGTCTCCTGGGCGCTGAAGGACCTGGCCGGATCGGTCGGCATGGCCGCCTGGTTCCTGATCCTGGTCCTCCTGTTGGAGAGGGCCTTCCCGTCACAGCTCGCCGACAACGCGCTGGGCCGCTGGTGGCTCCGCCGTCAGCAGCAGAGGCGGTCCCGGCCGCCGAGGCTGCCCGGGTGGGCCAGGGTGTGCGGTTTCGCGCTCCTGGGCGGCTCCTTGGCTGTCTGGGCCGACGCCACGACGGGCCTGAGCTCGACGACCGCGATCAAGACCGCGGGCGCGGCCGGGGGGATGCTCGTCATCCTGGTCGCCTACGAGAAGACCAAGGACTCCTTGCTGAGCCCTCGGCGGAACGGATTCCGCTCCGAGCTGCGCGTGGTCCCCGCGGGACTGCTGCTCGCGGGCCTGATGACGGCGATGTCCCGGTTCCTGGAGTTCCCGGTCCCGTACGTCTACGGCCTGGTCGCCGTGTACATGGTGCTCAGCTCGCCCCGCCGCGGCTCCGGTGACCCGGACGACGGCCTGCCCAAGGGCCAGGCGGTCCTGATCGGCGGGATCTGCGTACTGGCCGCAGTGGTCCTCCTGTGGGTGCTGGGCGCGCCCTTGCTCGAAGCCGTCCAGGCGGAGCACGCGCGGCCCGAAAGCCTCCGGTACGCCCTTGCCTACGCCGTGGGCCTCACGGTCGTCGCCGGCGTCGAGGTGGTGGTGTTCGGCCTGCTCCCGCTGTCCGGCATGGACGGCCACAGCCTGAAGGACTGGAACAAGCCCGCCTGGTACGCCCTCTACCTCATCGGTCTGACCTTCTTCTTCCACGTCCTGCTGCACAGCCTCCACCCGGGTGTGGGCAGCGACCTGGTGGTCGACGGGGACCTGCGCTGGTGGACGCTCGGCATAGCCACCGGCCTGTTCGTGGTGTTCGGGGCCGTCTCCCTGGCTCTGCGGTGGTACGTGGGGCGTTACGAGCGGCGGCCTCAGACGGCCTGACGCCGGTGCCCGGTGCCCGGTGCCCGGTGCCCGGTGGCCGGTGCCGGGAGCCCGGAGCCGGGATGGGGAGGGCGTGATCGCCCGTGCGATCATGGCGTGTCATGACCACACACGGGGACCTCGCCAAGGGTGAGCACGGGGGTGAGCACGGGGCGGACGGCTGGCCGGACATACCCGGTGACACCGCGCTCACCCTCAGGATTCCCGAGGCGGATCCGCTGGTACGGGCCGGGTTTCCCGCCCATGTGACCGTGCTCTACCCGTTCCTGCACGAGAGCCGCATCGACGCGCGGCTCGACGGCGAGCTCTCCGCACTCTTCGCCGGGCACGACGCGTTCACCCTGACGTTCGCCGCGTTCGGCCGCTACCCGGGGGTGCTCTACCTCGATCCATGGCCGCGCGACCTGGTTCAGGTGCTCACCAAGGAGCTCACCCAGCGGTGGCCGGAAGCGGTGCCTTACCGAGGGATCTTCGGCGCCGGGCTCGACCCGCACCTGACGGTCGCGAACAGCGAGGGCCCCGCCACGCAAGAGGCCGCGTACGACCGGCTGGAGAGCGACATCGCGACCGCGCTGCCGCTGGTCTGCCGCGTGCGGACGGTCGATCTGATCGTGTGGGACGGCTCCCGTTGGCAGAGCCGCACCGAGTACGCGCTCGGATGACAGCTCACTTCGCCCCGGGCGCCCGCCCGGTGCGGAGCATGCGCAGCACGGCCCGCTCGGCGGGCCCTTGCGTCGCCGGGGTCCCGTGGGTGCCCGTGGTTCCGAGGAGCGGCAGGACGGCGGCCACGGTGACGCCTTCCTCGTACAACTCGATGACCCTGGGGTTGATGTAGGACGCGCGGCAGACGGCGGGAGTGTTGCCGAGGTACGTGGCGACCTCCCGGACGGACCTGCCGATGGCGCGCCGCCGGGCGGCCTCGCTGTGCGCGGCGCCCTGCGAGACGGCGAGAGCCACGGCGGCCATGACGGTGGCGTGCCAGGTCCTGAAGTCCTTGGCGGTGACCTCCAGACCGGCCAACTCCTTGAGATAGGCGTTGACTTCCGCGGCGCTGATCTCGTGCCAGTCGGGGCGCTCCCAGTAGACGAACAGCCGCTCGCCGCCGTGGCGGCGGCGGGCGAGCGCGACGATGCTGCGGCACGCGGAGGGGTCGGTGACCGCGTGGACCTGCTCCTTGCCCTGCTTGGAGGGGTAGGTGAACACCACCTCGCCGCGTCGGCAGCGGGTGTGTTCGCGCAACAGGGTGGTGAGGCCGTAGGTGTCGTTCAGATCGGCGTAGCGGTCGCTGCCGACCCGGAAGAACCCCAGGTCGAGGAGGCGTACGGCGGTGGCGAGGACTCTCAGTCTGGTGAGTCCGCGGTCACCGAGGTGTGCTTCCACGGCCTCCCGCACCTTCGGCAGGCGGTCCGCGACGTCGAGGACGTGCTCGTGCTTGGCCTGCTCCTGTTCGGCACGGAACTGGGGGTGGTACAGGTACTGCCGTCGCCCGGCGGCGTCGGTGCCGACGGCCTGCAGATGACCGTTGGCCTTGGCGCAGATCCAGACGTCGCGCCACGCGGGCGGGATCACGAGCGTTTTGATGCGGTCCAGCTCGGCGGCGTCGCGCAAGGGCCGTCCGTGCGGATCGAGGTAGCGGAAGCCCCGCCCGTGCCGTTTGCGG is a window from the Streptomyces spectabilis genome containing:
- a CDS encoding ion transporter, whose amino-acid sequence is MTYDGLTRSTPGRQAVAERCRGLTEARWFGLAVFVLILANAAVLGVETYTGVVHRWHGELKVVEHCFLVLFTAEVLLRIGAHADRPRDFFRDPWNLFDLAVVLCAFLPFARENTTVLRLLRLARVLRTARFLPQLRIVLVAVGRSLPGTVSFLLVGALVLYVYAMVGWVFFADDDPEHFGSIGRAVLTLFLLMTLDGLGDAVRAGLEISRWSFVYYATYVLIASFVLVNVLIGVVITSLDEARTMEEQQARERGRPSAADAADATDDAEHELRTRIATARRALDDLEESLERLPGARR
- a CDS encoding endonuclease/exonuclease/phosphatase family protein; the protein is MVLARGTRLFAGAGVVACMALIGPSTPGGALFGRSQPVEAVKDIVPNRVMTWNICNPCGDTNVGRAAEIAAYAPQVIGMQEACVRDVERIRDHLRNLYGLVYHVEYGSVLRNRGRCGGWPWSPGAFGQAILSAAPMTDRVNVEYPDGGSEDRGYMAVTTTVGGKSVRVFNTHLAQRRQEAVRAGQTEVLAAAVARHDRAIVLGDFNAVPDAPELRRMWALAADADPQCHPSLVGACEPTTDWRSKFDYVFLRGIAPLRHRVETTPHSDHDLLRTDLDLT
- a CDS encoding FGLLP motif-containing membrane protein; translated protein: MGRARRRRLWGALLGAVLLVITAAMPCVAVVGGAAAQAVAGVREEETAEPSATSASPSETQPVTGPSDTPTDGPDEPPPVDPTLGPSGEQVLQGETFTATGSDFDCSDGAGLAGPLTFSVEGRAPVTVTVGASGGFQQPVSVPEDAAPGQYGMQAYCAEVPDAPTATAVFEVLEADRPDPRISLSPDSGPAGSHLTVGGTGFSCDAGAGVNVLWDGRVVAGGTPSESGAVTVPLHVPAGASEGAHEVAAACRTPEGVSASASFSVDPPKVTQPRDDPREVTIHMADYPAACVDGSIVIGGRRLSTWLDADSFEGGAAKGRWELIDLHAKIPTDMTGRRDVGLKCTGRDWEKAGEITLPARDQLTLFQLPLGSTRHPEGEKGPITPSPSPDKTHGKNGGSHQRGGDKDDPDKNDDGASTRPNDKKGKDGDDPQGSTPDDPDLGLVGALRTPADVSWALKDLAGSVGMAAWFLILVLLLERAFPSQLADNALGRWWLRRQQQRRSRPPRLPGWARVCGFALLGGSLAVWADATTGLSSTTAIKTAGAAGGMLVILVAYEKTKDSLLSPRRNGFRSELRVVPAGLLLAGLMTAMSRFLEFPVPYVYGLVAVYMVLSSPRRGSGDPDDGLPKGQAVLIGGICVLAAVVLLWVLGAPLLEAVQAEHARPESLRYALAYAVGLTVVAGVEVVVFGLLPLSGMDGHSLKDWNKPAWYALYLIGLTFFFHVLLHSLHPGVGSDLVVDGDLRWWTLGIATGLFVVFGAVSLALRWYVGRYERRPQTA
- a CDS encoding 2'-5' RNA ligase family protein, whose product is MTTHGDLAKGEHGGEHGADGWPDIPGDTALTLRIPEADPLVRAGFPAHVTVLYPFLHESRIDARLDGELSALFAGHDAFTLTFAAFGRYPGVLYLDPWPRDLVQVLTKELTQRWPEAVPYRGIFGAGLDPHLTVANSEGPATQEAAYDRLESDIATALPLVCRVRTVDLIVWDGSRWQSRTEYALG
- a CDS encoding DNA topoisomerase IB, translating into MRLCHCRPTDPGYARKRHGRGFRYLDPHGRPLRDAAELDRIKTLVIPPAWRDVWICAKANGHLQAVGTDAAGRRQYLYHPQFRAEQEQAKHEHVLDVADRLPKVREAVEAHLGDRGLTRLRVLATAVRLLDLGFFRVGSDRYADLNDTYGLTTLLREHTRCRRGEVVFTYPSKQGKEQVHAVTDPSACRSIVALARRRHGGERLFVYWERPDWHEISAAEVNAYLKELAGLEVTAKDFRTWHATVMAAVALAVSQGAAHSEAARRRAIGRSVREVATYLGNTPAVCRASYINPRVIELYEEGVTVAAVLPLLGTTGTHGTPATQGPAERAVLRMLRTGRAPGAK